The region GCGGGTATTTCTGACCGTCCAGAGTGATCATTCGGCATCCGTTGAGATACTCCGTTGTCATCGCATCGATATACCTTTCCGGATACAGATTTTCGGTCGGTACTTTCGCCATAAGAAAGACCGGTTCGGTGTGTACATCAAAGAGGACCGGGAAACCGTGTATCTTTTTGTAAAATGCATACTCCGGCCGGATCCCTCCGCGGGAAAACCTGATCGGGGTCGTTTCTATGTGGAAATATCCGGCTTTCTCCAGAATTTCTTTCGTTTTCGGAAAATCACTCGGTTTCACTAATATGTCGCAATCAGAATACAACCTTTGAGGGTTATTGTTCGTGTAATAAAGATACAACGGAAGCCCTTTCAGAAATAGAAAGGGTACGTTCTGACGCCGCAATACCCGGGTGATTGCATTTACCTCATTGAAATAGAACAATGACTGAGTACTGTAGAGATCCTGAGGGGCAAAGTAATTATTTTTACGCTTAATTCGATACACTCTGCCGATAATGTCATCAGGGTATATTTTCCCATCCGTATGTAGATTATTATCTCCTTTTGTGACGAGATATGAGTCTCCGATATAAATAACCCTATGAGTGACATATTTCCGGTCTTTTTTTACGATAATAATGTCATTTGTTTTGATACGTCTAAATGCGACTTTCTTGTAATAAAGAA is a window of Candidatus Roizmanbacteria bacterium DNA encoding:
- a CDS encoding nucleotidyltransferase family protein produces the protein MSFTPDLSKGNTIKTFGNSMAPIFVNNDILYYKKVAFRRIKTNDIIIVKKDRKYVTHRVIYIGDSYLVTKGDNNLHTDGKIYPDDIIGRVYRIKRKNNYFAPQDLYSTQSLFYFNEVNAITRVLRRQNVPFLFLKGLPLYLYYTNNNPQRLYSDCDILVKPSDFPKTKEILEKAGYFHIETTPIRFSRGGIRPEYAFYKKIHGFPVLFDVHTEPVFLMAKVPTENLYPERYIDAMTTEYLNGCRMITLDGQKYPLLSPVHLIVYLALHFFHHNYRGAYRMALLNLVIHEELKGKNQKEIAALWDDIIDHITDYRIQNIVYPCFIFLREYYQTAIPENIFQKIKPKGYAAWYIQNKILTIDPFTDQTAIESGIERYKSVLFLTPESLMRKLLTIFDIRVLSLALDVISGKLANTLRRMKVKS